The genomic segment GTATCATGAAATTACCTTTCAGGAGAATTCATTATCTCGTAATAGAACACAGAGAAATTCAAAGCAAGTCCAAGACGAATTGGATGGGTTGATGGGAGCTCCGTATTGGCAGTTGCAGAAGCAGCCTAACAATTACACGACAGAAAGAAGGCAAAGTAAAATGGATACTAAgtaaattgtacaagtgtgaCAATAAGCAATCTGTTCATGAGTATAGGAAGACGATCAAAGTAAAGCTTGCCTCATAGCCCTTCAATGACTGCTCAGCGGCCTCTTTCCTCTCTTGATCAGTCTTAAACTCGGCGAGGTATCGGAAGTAGTCACCTTTCCTGTAACGAAATACAGTAGAAAATGGAATCAGGCTTATCAGGAGATCAAATGTATGCTGTGATTAAAAACTCCTACGATCAAAGGCGATCAACATAAGTAGCCTAATGAAGATGCCCTCAGGGAGGGAGGGTAATTTGCAGGATACGTTAAAACTGACTCACATCTTGTAGTAGAACACAGTGGCCTCTCCAGAGCCAGAAGATGGTATCAGATGCTTGTCAATGATTGTAAGAATGTCGCTGCAAATCTTTGAGAGTTCATCCTCAACCTTCTGGCGATAGCCTTTGATCAGCTTCACATTATGCTCATTTCCTTTAGATTCTTCCTTTTGCTCAATTGAGGACATAATGCGCCATGAAGCTCTCCGGGCACCAATAACATTCTTGTACCCGACGGACAGAAGGTTCCTCTCTTCCACAGTCAGCTCAACGTCAAGTTTTGCAACTTGCTTCATGCTCTCAACCATTTCtataccacatcaaaaacagAAACAAAATCAAATCCAAGCAAATCCGCGTTCCATTCAATCGATGAACCACAAATTAGATCGTTGGCCTATTGGATGACACAGTCCAGATCACATTTCATACTTCTGTGATAGTAGGAAGAGTGCCAATAAAACACTAATTCTAAAACACAGAATACAAATAGATCAATTTGGAGCTCACAAGAACTTTTCTTGGCTCAAAGACATTGCACATATTTGCCTCAGCCAGCAATAATAAAATGAGTTGGTAAGAACATTGACTTGTATAAAACAATTTCTCATTTTCACGTTGTTGCATGTatagaaatgaaaaaaattaaattaaattaaatgaaccAATCAATGAAAAAAATCAACTCGATATCATAAATTCATGTATGTACGATGATGAagcaatcaataatacaaggtTAGCAGAAGACCTTCGTAACGCTCGGCTTGCTCGGCCAGTTTAGCCAGGTAAACATgagtttctctctctttttccgtCGACATTTTGGAAAGCTCTGAGGGGATTACCGACGGGAAAGGATTGATCGCTGCTAATCAAGAGAATGCAAGTTACAAAGCTCTTCGTTGAGGAACAAACATATGGAGAGGGAGAGAAACTAACGAAGAGAGCGTGAGAAATGGAGGGGAGGTTAGAGCCAAGTTTATATATGCATGGAGGGGAATGGGGAATGCTTGGTGGTTGTTGGTTCGTGAGAAAGACCAGATCTCCATCGTCGGATCAGGAGATCGCATGCAAGATGGAGAGCTCCCAAAATTGAAGGCCAAACTACATTTAAGATATGTTCTTAACAAAATAAAGAAGTGTATTATACGAAATTAAGTAGTAGtacattattattataaaaaaaaagaagaagaagaaattaagTAGTACATTATTAAGGGAGAGGAGACACAGAAACACACACACGTGCACTTTTGCTCTTTCTTCTGAGCCTTCTGATTCTGAGGGAATCTCTCTCTGAGTCAGAATCCCAATCCGCAGCTGGATGCCTGCCAccattgtttttcatttttattctgCCCTTTCTCAGGcattttctttatcttcatcattctttttttctccttaaagtgaaaaagaaattgaattattttattttagtttattttattttactcgcACATTTTGGACAATTATATTGGCCATTTTGGTTAATATTTAAACGCTAAGAACttgtctacttttttttttttgatagtaAGCAACAATTTACTTTACACTTACTCCTATTCTTACTATAACCTATTTTAGGGAAGTTTAATTGAATCAATAGGAATTGAACCACCATCAGaccaaatcaaaatatggaCACACTTGATATGTATATCTTGTCaacccaaaaaaggaaaaaaaagggtcCATGAGTGGCttcctttatttcttttttttttttttttatcaaggaAAGCTAAGCAGCTCAGTACATAGATATTAAACGCGGGGTGGTTACTCCAGCAATATCCAAGTTCATCCATCTCCGAATTATATTCGGTGAACTCTGTAAACGATATAACCCTGACTCTTTATTGAGGCTATCTTTACCTAAACAATCCGCACTATTGTTTCCTTCTCGCCAAATATGTAATATCCTTACCTCCCATTCCTTGTGTCTCCACTGATCAATTTGTTTTAGCAGATTAGAGTAAGGGCTTAAGTGAGGTGGCTTGTCCAGAAGCAAAATCGCTGCCTTTGAGTCTGTTTCGACAATCACTCTCTTATGTCCAACTTCCCAGGCCAACTGTAGTCCATGTATGATTCCCCATAGCTCCGCAGCAATATTCGAAGCCACTCCCAAATGCACCTCAAATGCCGTCCTTTATTTCTCACAACACCACCTTAAAAAAGACTAGTGAATTCTTTTTTCTCATGTTTCTGTATAAaatttccctcttttctttcataCTTGTATAAGTCAGCCAGAACCTTCTATTTCTACCTAAGAAAATGGTCTCAACCTTCACTCTCCCCTCAAAACAATTATCATCCTGAACGCTATCTATGTTTCACGGATTAATTACcctcaacaattttttttttgtgtagattttctttgtaaaaagaaaagggtctaaaagtaataaaaatagcATTTGATTTTGTGCTCAGAGTTAAGAGTGATCAAACGAAATGCTCAGACCAAAAACCTTCCGTGAACCGCTGACCACTCTCCTCCTCTccttccaccaccaccacctgaGACCCTTAACCACCGCTGCCACCACCTCCACCGCCACAACTCTTCCTCATCCCACCAGTCCCATAACACCAGTAAACGAAGCCCACCTTCTCAGAGTCTGCACAATCCTGTACCAACAACAGAACTCCCCAGGCTCCAAACTCCACAACAGCCTCACCAGCACCCCTTTCCACCTAACCCATGAATTTTTCCTCCAAGTCTGCAACAAATTCCCATATTCATGGAGACCCGTCTACAAATTCCACCAATTCACCCAAAGCCAACCCCATTTTCACCACACCTCCATCACCTTCAACAAGATGCTTGATGTCGTTGGCAAGGCAAGAAACATAGACCTTCTCTGGAACTTGCTTCAAGAAATCGGCCGTCTTCGGTTGGTTACTACTAGAACTTATATCATTGCTTTGAAAGTGCTAGCTTCTGCTAGAGAATTAAAGAAATGCGTCGAGCTTTTCCATACTATGAATGGGCTTGGATTTGTTTGCAGTTTGGATACTCTGAATAAGGTAGTTGAGGCTCTGTGTAAGGGAAAACTTGTTTTGGAGGCTAATTACGTTGTAGTCAAGTTGAAAGATATTATTAGGCCGAATTGGATTACCTATAGGTGGCTGATTTATGGTTTTTGTGATGTGGGGAATTTGATTGAGGCCTCAAAGTTGTGGAATTTGATGGTAGATGAAGGCTTTGAGCCAGATATCGATACAGTTGAGATAATGCTGGAGAccctttttaaaaataataagttTGGTGATGGGATGAAGCTTTTTCAGTCAATGAGGGTGAAGAGGATGGACGATTTGGGGGTGTCTACGTATCGGCTTGTGATCCACTGGTTGTGCAAGAAGGGGAAGTTGGGGGAAAGTTATGTGGTGTTTGAGGAAATGCGCGAGAGAGGAATTAAACCGGATAATGCTACGTTGGGGTCTATAGTTTATGGGCTAATGAGTAGAGGAAGGGTGAGGGAGGCTTATAAGGTTGTTGATGGGATCGAAGAACCGGATATTAGTGTTTATCATGGGATGATCAAGGGGCTTTTGAGATTAAAAAGTGCAAGTGAAGCAACACAAGTGTTTAGGGAGATGATAAAGAAGGGCTGTGAGCCAACAATGCATACGTATGTTATGTTGCTGCAAGGACATTTGGGGAGGCGAGGGAGGAAGGGATCTGATCCGTTAGTGAATTTTGATACCATTTTCGTTGGGGGGTTGGTGAAAGCAGGGAAGTCTTTGGAAGCAACCAAATATGTGGAGAGAGTGATGAATAGAGGACTTGAAGTCCCAAGGTTTGACTACAATAAGTTCTTGCATTATTATTCCAATGAAGAAGGTGTGATAATGTTTGAGGTGATGAATAAGAAGCTAAGAGAGGTTGGGTTGTTTGATCTAGCTGATATATTTGCTAGGTATGGGGAGAAAATGGCAACGAGGGATCGAAGGAGAAACAGAACAGTTGAGCCAATTGAATAGAGTTGAAAGAGTACGCTTTTTACTGGCTTGTTATGTGTAAAGGCCATTTCAGATTGTTCTTGAAGGTCAGGTTAGGAAAATGGATCTGGTACGGTGGCTTTTGAAAATATGTTGCCTGAACTACAATTCCCATTTTGCAGATGTGGTACTCCTTGTACAAAAAGAAATACCCCATTTCTGGCCAGCTTAAGGTCGCAGGTGGATCTGTTTCAAGAATCTGGCACAGCAATGGGCTTGTGTCCTATCCTGGTTGATGTAACCCCCACCTTTGTACAGAAATCCTATTGGCtttaaatatacaaaaaataattCTTCTCTGCTCTTCCATCATATCTTTGGCTAGATGGAGAATTGTAGATGTATTTCCTCGAGGACCGGTTGCCCTGTCAATAGTTGCTGATCGTGAATTATTATAATTGATGTGGAATCATATACGCATACAAACTCGTTGAATCCAttatcaaaaaaagaaaaaaaactcgttgaatattaaaaattatggGCTGCCAAGGCGGTATGGATATG from the Coffea arabica cultivar ET-39 chromosome 11e, Coffea Arabica ET-39 HiFi, whole genome shotgun sequence genome contains:
- the LOC113717606 gene encoding 14-3-3-like protein GF14 iota: MSTEKERETHVYLAKLAEQAERYEEMVESMKQVAKLDVELTVEERNLLSVGYKNVIGARRASWRIMSSIEQKEESKGNEHNVKLIKGYRQKVEDELSKICSDILTIIDKHLIPSSGSGEATVFYYKMKGDYFRYLAEFKTDQERKEAAEQSLKGYEAASATANTELPSTHPIRLGLALNFSVFYYEIMNSPERACHLAKQAFDEAISELDTLSEESYKDSTLIMQLLRDNLTLWTSDLPEDGGEDNPKAEESSKSAEAQEH
- the LOC113718891 gene encoding putative pentatricopeptide repeat-containing protein At1g26500, with amino-acid sequence MLRPKTFREPLTTLLLSFHHHHLRPLTTAATTSTATTLPHPTSPITPVNEAHLLRVCTILYQQQNSPGSKLHNSLTSTPFHLTHEFFLQVCNKFPYSWRPVYKFHQFTQSQPHFHHTSITFNKMLDVVGKARNIDLLWNLLQEIGRLRLVTTRTYIIALKVLASARELKKCVELFHTMNGLGFVCSLDTLNKVVEALCKGKLVLEANYVVVKLKDIIRPNWITYRWLIYGFCDVGNLIEASKLWNLMVDEGFEPDIDTVEIMLETLFKNNKFGDGMKLFQSMRVKRMDDLGVSTYRLVIHWLCKKGKLGESYVVFEEMRERGIKPDNATLGSIVYGLMSRGRVREAYKVVDGIEEPDISVYHGMIKGLLRLKSASEATQVFREMIKKGCEPTMHTYVMLLQGHLGRRGRKGSDPLVNFDTIFVGGLVKAGKSLEATKYVERVMNRGLEVPRFDYNKFLHYYSNEEGVIMFEVMNKKLREVGLFDLADIFARYGEKMATRDRRRNRTVEPIE